The window CAATTATTGGCATATGCTCTTTTATAAAAGAATATATAAGTATAAGATATATGTCAAGAGTTAAATAGCTAATTTTGGTCATTTTAGAAAAAATATGTCATTTAATGATGATTTTATATAAGAAAAAGAATTTTTAAATTTAAGTATCAAAGAAGAATTTGCTGCTTATTTAGTGTCTGTTTGGAAAATTGGATAAGATATATAACGTTATATTTACATAAGTGGAGATTAAGAGAAGAATGTATTAGCATAATAAAACAGATATTATTACATATAATAAATCTAATAAATCTAATAATTAAAAATTAGATATAGAGGAGTGATATTTATGGCAAATAAGAAAGTTGTTCCTGAAGCAAGGGCTGCACTTAATCAAATGAAACTCGAAGTAGCTAATGAATTAGGTTTGTCCAATTCTAATAATGAAGATAAAGGAAACTTAAGTGGTTATGTTGGGGGACATATGACTAAAAAGTTAGTTGAAATGGCAAAAAAACAAATGATTGAAAAATAATATATTTATATTAAAGTAAAGAGCCATGGCTATAAGAATAATATGGGTGAAATCTTTTTAAACAATAAAAATCTTTACTAAACCTGCTTAATAGACATGATAAATAGTCTATTTATGTGGGTTTATTTTTTTAATAAATAAATCTTTTGGTATTAGTTACCGTAGTTTTCTTCAGCAGCCTGTGCAATTGCTTTTGTTTCATGAACTGTACCATATGGATGTTCAGGGGGTGCATAGATAGCATATAATTTAAGTGGTTTATTACCTGTATTGATTACATTGTGCCATTTACCAGCAGGTATCATGATAGCAAAGTCATCATATACTTTTTTCTGATAATCTAACTTATCTTTTTTATCACCCATTTGAACAAGTCCTTGGCCTTCTTCAATACGTATGAATTGATCACCTTTAGGATGAACTTCTAAACCTATCTCATCCCCAGGATCGATGCTCATCAAGGTAACTTGCAAATTGTCTCCTGTCCATAAAGCGGTACGATAAGTATTGTTTTGCTTAGTAGCTTTTTCAATATCAATCACAAATGGTTCTGGTCCATAATCTTTCAATTTAGTAAATTGCTTTGAAAAGTTTGGGTTATACATTTTATAGTTAACACAGTAAGGGTATGGATGCATTTTATAAATATTATGCATATTGTGTAAGTTATACATAGGTGTGTTAATGTAGTGATGACATAGGTATGGATTATAAATATTATACATTCTACTTGCTCCTTTCATATCAGTATAAATTATCATATGCTTATAATTAGAGAATGTGATTGTATTGAAAGAAATGCATCAAAAATGTAATAAAGTATAAGGAAAGATTTAGATATAGATAAGGTGCGATGTTTATCTTATAAAAAAAACTAATTTAGATAGAGTAAGACTCTATCTAAATTAGTTTTTTATCTTGCTATTATGAAACTCTTTATTTTAAATAAAAATCTATCCAATACAAGACTTATTGTAATAAATTGAACAGGAATCATAATTATAGTTTTAATTATGCGAGTAGGAAGTAATGCTATATATCCTTTACCCATAAGTATTGATAGCCACAAAGTATCTAGACCTAAGTTAAGCAAAATACAGACTATTAAAACTGATATAAATAGTCTTTTATGTGACTTAGGCTTGTTGTGAAGTAAAATACCATAAGTAAATCCTGTAAGAAATGCAGTTAATGTAAAACCAGGAAAATAAGTTCCAGTTGGGAATAAAATAAATCCAATAAGGTCTGCTATAGCAGCTGCAATTCCTCCTATCCAAGGTCCATACAATATTGAAGTTAGAGCTAGTGGTAAAAAACCAAAACCTATTCTAACTATTGGGGTATGAATGGACATAAACCTTGTTAATATAACTTGTAAGGCTATTAAAAGTCCAAGTTCAGTGATTATCTTTGCATTAAGTTTTTTATTTTCTTGATTACTCATAAAATCACCCTATTCATTAGTAATTGTGTGCATTTGCACATGAAAAAAATGGAATAATTAAATAAATATGTAAGAAGTTTGTAATGAAATTATAACATAATTACATTGGCTTGTCAAAAAAATATCAAATTGATATTTTTAATTAATCTTGAAATATTCTTTTTATTATATTTTAAACTTATAGTTAGGTCAATTATTTTTTATACATTTTAAAATCTGACTTATTAGAAACTGAAGAGATAAATATATTGGAGTTACTAAAAAGCTGTTAGAATTTAAAAGAGTTTAAATCTAAAGAGAATATATGGTATCAAAAACATCATATTGTATAATATTTTTGTATATATAGCTAATAGATATTGAAAGTTATTCTCAATTATGGTATATTTTGGTTAGGAATAACTAAAATATATAAGGGGGTTAATACATGTGAAGAATCAAATTAAAGATTTTTTGTATGAAGATCAATCAAGTAAATATATAAAGAAAGAACTTAAAATTGATTGTTCAGGGTTTGATCTAAATAATTTGGGAATAGAATTATGTGAAAACATATTCAATTATGACTATGTAATGTATGAAAGGGGAGATGAGATATCCATTGGGATTGGGAAAAAGGTTGATGTCATTTCTATGCCCAATCAAATAATGCTTAAAAAACAAGATAAAACAATAAAAGTAGATATGAAGGATATAAATGAAGACCTTCACAGTGTTTTCAAGTGTATTCCTTTTGACAATTGGAGAGTATATGGAATTGCAAGATTTGGGTTAGCATATCATAATTACAAAATACCTTTAAAACATGAAAATCCTAAAATCTTAGAACTATTTATTCCTGAAATAGATATTAGGTTAAAAGATTATTATGCTTCAATAAAAGCTTTTGATCAAAAGTATATTAATATTGCTGTAGAAGCTATTCAAAATTTTGAACAAAGACAAGCTTGTATATTAAATGAAAAAGAAAAGAATAAATGCATTTTAGACACTTCACTTAAGGAACAAAAAGCTAAAGAGTATGAGGATATGGTTGCAACAGCAGTTGAAGATATAGACAGTGAAAAATACCAAAAGGTTATTATTTCTCGTAAAGTTCAAGTTGATAAAAAAATTAGTATGCCTAAAAGTTATCTTTTAGGAAGAAAAGTAAATACACCAGCTAGATCGTATTGTCTTAAAATAGATGGACTTCGAGTAATTGGATATAGTCCTGAAACAGTAGCTGAGATAGATAGGCATAAAACTGTTTTTACATTCCCTTTAGCAGGTACTAGAGCAATAGAAGAGAGTAAAATTGAAACAGAGAAATTAAGACAAGAATTATTAGCAGATCCAAAAGAAATTGCAGAACATGCAGTGTCTGTAAAATTAGCTTATGAGGAATTAGAAAAAGTTTGCAAAGAAAAGAGTGTTTATGTAACTGAGTTTATGGATGTGTTGGAACGTGGAACAGTTCAACATTTAGCATCACGATTGAAAGGAGAAATATCAGATGGTTTAAACGAATGGCATGCATTTAATATGCTATTCCCAGCAGTTACAGCATCTGGAATTCCTAAGAGAGAATGCTTAGAAGCTATTAGTAGAATAGAAACTGACTCAAGAGATTTATATAGTGGAAGTGTACTTACATATGATCAAGATGGTTCTCTAGATGCAGCTTTAGTACTTAGATCCGTATATCAAGATGATCAAACAACATGGTTGAGAGCAGGAGCGGGCATTGTTAAATTATCAAAGCCAGAGAGAGAATTAGAAGAAACTAGAGAAAAATTAAGTAGTGTATCTCGACAGTTAATTGAATGTTAGGTCAGGAGGACGGCACATATGTATATGCAAGTAAGAAATAAAACAGATTTTAATTCAGTAAAAAGCTTTTTAAAAGAAAAAAATATTTTTTTTAACACCACTGAAACGGTTTCTAATTTTATTTTAAATGTTAGTGATAATGCTTTAGAAAGAACTCATGTGGATTATTTGATGGAAGAGCTAAATGCAGAAAAAATTTTTTTGGATAATGGATATTTGTCAACAAAAGCATTTAAAGATAAAACGCATATAAAAGTAGGTAATGTTACTTTTGGAGAGGACAAGCCTGTGTTTATATCTGGACCGTGTTGCATTGAATCGCAAGAACAACTTATAAAGACTGCTGTAGAGGTAAAAAAATCAGGTGCTCATGTTCTTCGTGGGGGAGCTTATAAACCACGAACATCTCCTTATGATTTTCAAGGAATTGGTAAGGAAGGACTAAAAATTTTATTCGAAGCAAAAAAAATAACTGGATTACCTATTATTAGTGAACTAATGGATATTGATTCATTAGATAGTTTTATAGAATATGTAGATATTATTCAAATAGGTGCAAGAAATATGCAGAATTTTCCTTTGTTAAAAACATTGGGGAAAATACAAAAACCCATATTATTAAAACGAGGATTATCGTCAACTGTTAAAGAATTGCTTCTTTGCGCAGAATATATTATTTTGCAAGGAAATGAACAGGTTATGCTGTGTGAAAGAGGAATTAGAACTTTTGAAACTTATACAAGGAATACAATGGATATTTCTGCAATAACTTTGTTAAAAGAACTATCTCATTTACCAGTTATTGCAGATCCGAGTCATGCAACGGGGGTAAGAAATTTAATTAAACCAATGACATATGCTTCGATTGCTGCTGGAGCAGATGGGGTTATGATTGAATCTCATATAAAACCTGATACAGCTCTTTGTGATGGTAAGCAATCTATTTATCCAAATGAGTTAAAGAGTATTATTGAAAAATCCAATCAGATACGTTCTGTTATAAGGTAAAATAAGAAAATGTGAAGGGGTGATTGGATGATTGATAAAGATTGGTTCGTACATTCAGGTGAATACAAGAGAAAGAGAAAAAGGCTATTTCTATTTCCATATGCAGGAGGAGGGGCCTCAGTCTTTAGAAGTTGGCAGAGTAAATTTGAAGATGTTGAATTAATATGTGCTCAGTATCCAGGAAGAGAAAATAGAATGAATGAAAAACCAATAAATGATTTTGAAAAATTACTAACAAATATTTACCAATCGATACTTCCTCTGATTAGCGACGGTGTTCCATATTATTTTTTTGGACATAGTTTAGGAACAAAAATTGTATATGAATTAACGTTAAAACTCCAAAAACAAAACCACCAACTACCTAAAGGGATTATTGTATCAGCTGGAAGGGCTCCGTGCTATAAAGAAAAAAATCCTATTTATCATTTGGAAAATGCTGAATTTTTACAAGAGTTAGGTAGATTTTCTGGAACACCTAACGAAATATTATCAAATATAGAAGTAATGGAATTATTCATTCCTATGTTAAAGGCAGACTTTCAGTTGGATGAAAAATATATTAATACACAAATAATACCAGTAGAAATACCTATTCTTGGATTAAAAGGAACTAAGGATAAAGAAGTGTTAACAGAAGAAGTATATAAATGGCAAGAGTACACAACAGAAAATTTTGATTGTAAAACTGTAGAGGGAGGACATATGTTTGTAAATACAAATTATGAACAGGTGATAAATCATATTATGGAGTTTATGGAAAAGTGAGCACTTGCTTGCAAGAAGAATGGGTTATAAAAAATGGGAGAAAAGTGTTATGTGTATATATAAGTCAAATAGAGGAGTTAAATCCACATAAGTGGTTTGAATATATAAAAAATAGGGATGTGTTGATTGTAATAGTTAATAGCAGTAGTTTTAAGGATTTAGATAATATTAATGATTATCTTACTGATAATGAGCAATTAAAAAGAGATGGTTTTAGACAAACAAAAGATAAAAATTGTTTTGCTGTTTCTCATGGCATTGTTAATTATTTATATTCACATTGGATAGGCTGTAAAGTAGCAAAATTACCTTTTAGAAAAGGTATTTTTTTAAAACCATACATTGATAATGATTATCGAATTCAATATAATATTACCCATTCTATGAATCGAGTAGGACTTGTGTTTTCTACATTACCTGTAGGTATTGATATAGAGTGTGTAGTGCCGACAATTGATTACAAATCTATTATTAAGGAATGTTTTCATAAAGAAGAACAGTTTTTAATGGAAGAGGATGTAATAGATTTTTATAAAGTTTGGGTAGCTAAGGAAGCATATTTAAAACTAAAAGGATATGGGCTTAACAGGGTGTTGAATTCATTTTATATGTCAAAATTAATAGAAAATAAAATGACTTTAATAGATGATTATAACAATAGAGAAGAAGATGCGTATATATTTGAAATTTGTTCTGAATATATAGGAGCCTTATGTATTGAATAAAATCAAGAAATTATTGGGATGAGAATACAGAAAGGAGAAAAAATTAATGGAAAAGATTATAAACTATCTTGAAGATCAGTATAATAGCAAAGCTTGGGAAAAGAGTACTTTGGGAGAAGCTTTAGATCATTGGGCAAAAAATTATGGTGATAGTATTGCGATTATAGATAATGATAAATCGTATACTTATAAAACCTTATTAAAAGATGCACAAGCTTATGCTATGGGTTTTTTAAAACAGGGTTATAAAAAAGGAGATAAAATTGTATTACAACTGTCTAATTGTTATGACTTTGTAGCTATCGCTTTTGGAATGTTTAAAGTTGGAATCGTTCCAATTATGGCTTTACCAGCCCATAGGGCAATAGAGCTAAAAGGTATATTTGAACTATCACAGGCAGTTGCATATATTATTCAAGATCGATATCTTGGCTATGATTATAGAGAATTAGCTAGAGAAATAAAGAAAGATTCGTCCTCACTTAAGGATATATTTGTAATTGGAGATAACGAAGAATTTAAATCTGTTAAAAATCTTAAAGTTAAAAGCGAGAAACCTTTTATTCTTCCACAGATAGATCATAGAGAATTAGCATTACTATTATTATCAGGTGGAACAACAGGAATACCAAAATTAATTCCAAGACGCCATACGGATTATTTATATGTTGGAAAAATGACAGCTAAAAGATGCCAGATGACTGATAAATCTATATATTTGGCAGCATTACCTATTGCTCATAATTTTCCTCTTGGCTGCCCAGGATTGATAGGAACATTGAATGTAGGAGGAAAAGTGGTTATGTGCCAAACCACGAGTCCAGATGAAATTATACCATTGATTGAGGAACAAAAAGTAACGATTACAGGTTTAGTTCCTGCCATGGCTGTAATGTGCATGGAGTTTATTAATTACGATGATTCTTATGATATATCAAGTTTAAAAGTGTTACAAATTGGAGGTTCGGTACTAGATTCTATAACAGCAGAAAAAATAGAAAATGTTTTTGGTTGCAAATTACAGCAAATATTTGGTATTGCAGAAGGACTAATTTGTTGTACAGCCCTAGATGACCCAGATGAAACTGTCTATAATTGCCAAGGTAAACCAATTAGTGAGATGGATGAAGTTATTATTGTAGATGAAAATGAAAATGAAGTTGAAACTGGAGGTTACGGAGAGTTAATTGTAAGAGGACCGTACACAATATTTGGATATTATAACTTACCTGAAATTAATAAAGAACAAGTATCAGCTAATGGATATTTTCGAACAGGAGACAAAGCTAGAAAGCTTGAAAATGGCAATTATCAAGTGGCTGGAAGAATGAAAGAGTTAATTAACAGAGCGGGTGAAAAAATAACTCCATCTGAACTTGAAGAAACATTATTAAAACATGACAGGATAAGAGAAGCTCAAGTTGTTGGGATTAGGGATAAAGAGTTAGGAGAGAGAATATGCGCCTTTCTCTTAAAAAATAATGTTACATTATCTTTAGATCAAGTGAGAGTATTTTTATCTCAACGAGGAATGGCAACTTTTAAATTACCAGATCAGCTCATTTATGTTGAAAGTTGGCCGTTAACTAGTGTTGGAAAAATAAATAAAAAACAGTTAAAGATAATTGCTGAGCATAAAATAAGTTAGATGTGGGGGAACCTTATGGGAATTGAAAAAAAGAGAACAGAAGCTAGAAATTTTATTAATGGAGAAATAACTAAGTTATTAGGCGTAAAAGAAGTTGAAGAAGATAAAAATTTAATTGAACAAGGTATGAGCTCTATACAGATTATGCAACTATCAACTAAACTTAGACAATTTGGATTGGATGTTCCATTTTCTAAAATGATTTCAAAACCATTGCTTAAAGAATGGAATGAATTAATTGATAATGCAAAATTTAGAAAAAATAAAAAAGATGGATTTACACAACAAGAAAGTAAAAAAATTGATTTAAGACAGTCTGATAAGTCTTTTGATTTAACAGATGTTCAACAGGCTTATTGGATTGGTAGAGAACAAGGGCAACCTTTAGGAGGGGTTGGTTGTCATGCATATTTAGAATTTGATGGAGAAGGAGTTGATTCTGAAAGATTAAAGATAGCATGGAATGTAATTCAGAAATATCATCCTATGTTAAGGGCTAAGTTTTTAGATGATGGAAAACAGATGATAATGAAAGAACCATATGATAAAAAAATTGAGGTACATGATTTTAGAACATCTTCTGTGAAGTGCTGCGAAGAAGAGTTGTTAAAGATTAGAGAACAAATATCTCACAGAAGATTGGCCGTAGAAAAAGGTCAAGTAGCAGGCCTTAGCTTAAGTTTGCTTCCAGACAATAAGACAAGACTTCATATAGATGTTGATCTACTTGTTGCAGATGTTCAAAGCTTAAGTATTCTTATTAGAGATTTAGCAAATGCAT is drawn from Tepidibacter hydrothermalis and contains these coding sequences:
- a CDS encoding alpha/beta-type small acid-soluble spore protein: MANKKVVPEARAALNQMKLEVANELGLSNSNNEDKGNLSGYVGGHMTKKLVEMAKKQMIEK
- a CDS encoding cupin domain-containing protein, producing MYNIYNPYLCHHYINTPMYNLHNMHNIYKMHPYPYCVNYKMYNPNFSKQFTKLKDYGPEPFVIDIEKATKQNNTYRTALWTGDNLQVTLMSIDPGDEIGLEVHPKGDQFIRIEEGQGLVQMGDKKDKLDYQKKVYDDFAIMIPAGKWHNVINTGNKPLKLYAIYAPPEHPYGTVHETKAIAQAAEENYGN
- a CDS encoding folate family ECF transporter S component is translated as MSNQENKKLNAKIITELGLLIALQVILTRFMSIHTPIVRIGFGFLPLALTSILYGPWIGGIAAAIADLIGFILFPTGTYFPGFTLTAFLTGFTYGILLHNKPKSHKRLFISVLIVCILLNLGLDTLWLSILMGKGYIALLPTRIIKTIIMIPVQFITISLVLDRFLFKIKSFIIAR
- a CDS encoding salicylate synthase, translating into MKNQIKDFLYEDQSSKYIKKELKIDCSGFDLNNLGIELCENIFNYDYVMYERGDEISIGIGKKVDVISMPNQIMLKKQDKTIKVDMKDINEDLHSVFKCIPFDNWRVYGIARFGLAYHNYKIPLKHENPKILELFIPEIDIRLKDYYASIKAFDQKYINIAVEAIQNFEQRQACILNEKEKNKCILDTSLKEQKAKEYEDMVATAVEDIDSEKYQKVIISRKVQVDKKISMPKSYLLGRKVNTPARSYCLKIDGLRVIGYSPETVAEIDRHKTVFTFPLAGTRAIEESKIETEKLRQELLADPKEIAEHAVSVKLAYEELEKVCKEKSVYVTEFMDVLERGTVQHLASRLKGEISDGLNEWHAFNMLFPAVTASGIPKRECLEAISRIETDSRDLYSGSVLTYDQDGSLDAALVLRSVYQDDQTTWLRAGAGIVKLSKPERELEETREKLSSVSRQLIEC
- the aroF gene encoding 3-deoxy-7-phosphoheptulonate synthase, coding for MYMQVRNKTDFNSVKSFLKEKNIFFNTTETVSNFILNVSDNALERTHVDYLMEELNAEKIFLDNGYLSTKAFKDKTHIKVGNVTFGEDKPVFISGPCCIESQEQLIKTAVEVKKSGAHVLRGGAYKPRTSPYDFQGIGKEGLKILFEAKKITGLPIISELMDIDSLDSFIEYVDIIQIGARNMQNFPLLKTLGKIQKPILLKRGLSSTVKELLLCAEYIILQGNEQVMLCERGIRTFETYTRNTMDISAITLLKELSHLPVIADPSHATGVRNLIKPMTYASIAAGADGVMIESHIKPDTALCDGKQSIYPNELKSIIEKSNQIRSVIR
- a CDS encoding thioesterase II family protein, whose translation is MIDKDWFVHSGEYKRKRKRLFLFPYAGGGASVFRSWQSKFEDVELICAQYPGRENRMNEKPINDFEKLLTNIYQSILPLISDGVPYYFFGHSLGTKIVYELTLKLQKQNHQLPKGIIVSAGRAPCYKEKNPIYHLENAEFLQELGRFSGTPNEILSNIEVMELFIPMLKADFQLDEKYINTQIIPVEIPILGLKGTKDKEVLTEEVYKWQEYTTENFDCKTVEGGHMFVNTNYEQVINHIMEFMEK
- a CDS encoding 4'-phosphopantetheinyl transferase family protein, which codes for MSTCLQEEWVIKNGRKVLCVYISQIEELNPHKWFEYIKNRDVLIVIVNSSSFKDLDNINDYLTDNEQLKRDGFRQTKDKNCFAVSHGIVNYLYSHWIGCKVAKLPFRKGIFLKPYIDNDYRIQYNITHSMNRVGLVFSTLPVGIDIECVVPTIDYKSIIKECFHKEEQFLMEEDVIDFYKVWVAKEAYLKLKGYGLNRVLNSFYMSKLIENKMTLIDDYNNREEDAYIFEICSEYIGALCIE
- a CDS encoding (2,3-dihydroxybenzoyl)adenylate synthase, encoding MEKIINYLEDQYNSKAWEKSTLGEALDHWAKNYGDSIAIIDNDKSYTYKTLLKDAQAYAMGFLKQGYKKGDKIVLQLSNCYDFVAIAFGMFKVGIVPIMALPAHRAIELKGIFELSQAVAYIIQDRYLGYDYRELAREIKKDSSSLKDIFVIGDNEEFKSVKNLKVKSEKPFILPQIDHRELALLLLSGGTTGIPKLIPRRHTDYLYVGKMTAKRCQMTDKSIYLAALPIAHNFPLGCPGLIGTLNVGGKVVMCQTTSPDEIIPLIEEQKVTITGLVPAMAVMCMEFINYDDSYDISSLKVLQIGGSVLDSITAEKIENVFGCKLQQIFGIAEGLICCTALDDPDETVYNCQGKPISEMDEVIIVDENENEVETGGYGELIVRGPYTIFGYYNLPEINKEQVSANGYFRTGDKARKLENGNYQVAGRMKELINRAGEKITPSELEETLLKHDRIREAQVVGIRDKELGERICAFLLKNNVTLSLDQVRVFLSQRGMATFKLPDQLIYVESWPLTSVGKINKKQLKIIAEHKIS